One region of Bacillus zhangzhouensis genomic DNA includes:
- a CDS encoding DUF423 domain-containing protein, with translation MKLFFILGAMNAMLAVGLGAFGAHGLEGKIPERYIDIWNKGVQYQMFHAIGLFVVAFLADKLSGVSLVPAAGWVMLAGILFFSGSLYVLALTQVKILGAITPIGGLAFIASWIMLVIAAAKNV, from the coding sequence ATGAAACTATTTTTCATTTTAGGTGCTATGAACGCTATGCTTGCTGTTGGACTTGGCGCCTTCGGTGCGCATGGTCTGGAAGGGAAAATTCCTGAAAGATATATAGACATATGGAATAAAGGTGTTCAATATCAGATGTTCCATGCCATTGGCTTATTTGTGGTCGCTTTTCTTGCAGATAAGCTGTCAGGTGTCTCCTTGGTTCCTGCCGCTGGCTGGGTGATGCTTGCAGGCATCCTTTTCTTCTCAGGAAGCCTTTATGTGCTGGCATTGACTCAGGTGAAGATTCTAGGTGCCATTACCCCTATTGGCGGATTAGCATTTATCGCCTCTTGGATCATGCTTGTCATTGCAGCAGCCAAAAATGTATAA
- a CDS encoding aldehyde dehydrogenase, whose product MDKLTALFQKQKVFQKPPVQERLRLLKDLKAAIKHHEKDILQALAHDLHKSEQEAYTTEIGMVYEEINHTIKHLHKWAKPARVKTPLTHIGSKSMIIKEPYGSVLIMAPWNYPFQLALSPLVGAISAGNAVILKPSELTPAVSQVISTIMKHVFQEGHAAVVEGGVDVSTELLKLPFDYIFFTGSVAVGKVVMEAAAKHLTPVTLELGGKSPCIVMPDADIKLAAKRITFGKFTNAGQTCIAPDYLLIHESIKEELLREMTACIRDFYGEHPETHPHFGKNVSQRHFDRLTQFLSNGTIVTGGQRNEHELKIAPTILDHITWEDPVMQEEIFGPILPVMTFDSLHEAAHMIKARPKPLALYLFTTNQETESYILDNLSFGGGCINDTLMHVATPYLPFGGVGESGMGRYHGKESFFTFTHEKSVLRQTNRFDFSFRYPNAKNGLDLVRKFLK is encoded by the coding sequence ATGGACAAACTCACTGCTCTTTTTCAGAAACAGAAAGTCTTTCAAAAGCCGCCGGTTCAAGAACGCCTCCGCCTCCTTAAAGACTTAAAAGCAGCCATTAAACATCATGAAAAAGACATATTACAAGCCTTAGCCCATGATTTACATAAATCCGAACAGGAAGCCTATACAACAGAGATCGGGATGGTGTATGAAGAAATCAATCATACCATCAAGCACCTTCACAAATGGGCGAAACCAGCACGAGTGAAAACACCCCTGACTCATATCGGATCGAAAAGCATGATTATCAAGGAGCCTTATGGAAGTGTGCTCATCATGGCTCCTTGGAACTATCCTTTCCAATTGGCCCTTTCTCCATTAGTCGGCGCGATTTCTGCAGGAAATGCCGTGATCTTAAAACCGTCTGAGCTGACCCCGGCAGTCTCACAAGTGATCAGCACGATCATGAAACATGTTTTTCAAGAAGGCCATGCGGCTGTTGTAGAGGGCGGTGTCGATGTCAGTACAGAACTGCTGAAACTGCCCTTTGATTATATCTTCTTTACAGGAAGTGTGGCCGTCGGTAAAGTCGTTATGGAAGCCGCTGCAAAGCATTTGACCCCTGTCACACTTGAGCTTGGCGGAAAAAGCCCCTGCATCGTCATGCCTGATGCCGACATCAAGCTAGCAGCGAAGCGGATCACCTTTGGAAAATTCACCAATGCAGGGCAAACCTGCATTGCACCAGACTACTTGCTCATTCATGAATCCATCAAAGAGGAACTTTTGCGAGAAATGACAGCCTGTATCCGTGACTTTTATGGTGAACATCCCGAAACACATCCGCACTTTGGAAAAAATGTCAGTCAGCGTCATTTTGATAGGCTTACACAATTTCTCTCAAATGGAACGATCGTCACAGGCGGACAGCGCAATGAACACGAACTTAAAATTGCACCCACCATTTTAGACCACATCACATGGGAAGATCCCGTCATGCAGGAGGAAATTTTCGGACCGATCCTGCCTGTCATGACCTTTGATTCTTTGCATGAGGCAGCGCATATGATCAAAGCAAGGCCAAAGCCGCTTGCGCTTTACTTATTTACAACAAATCAAGAAACAGAATCCTATATTCTTGACAACCTCTCATTTGGCGGAGGATGTATCAATGACACGCTTATGCATGTCGCGACACCTTACCTGCCATTCGGAGGTGTCGGCGAAAGCGGCATGGGACGATATCACGGGAAAGAAAGCTTCTTTACTTTTACGCATGAAAAAAGCGTCCTGCGCCAAACCAATCGCTTCGATTTTTCCTTCCGTTATCCCAATGCGAAAAACGGACTCGACTTGGTCCGCAAATTTTTAAAATAA
- a CDS encoding glycosyltransferase has protein sequence MKISLLIVTHNRLSALCELLESITRQTVQPFEIVVVNDAGERVDIIQELYPELPIRLIHLDENVQHVNARNVGVRELTGDVIMLSDDDDYFTPCHIERMSKALEDADFVFSDAEIVSFEEKGATRFPLSRRLFAYTADIEDMRVFSTYVPSGSMYKRCIHDEIGYFDPAMHHYWDWDFFLRVSQHTRVKRVPAASVIYAFFDGGGNQSSDLGETRKNYLDDLSEKHKLGDLPTANFAILLEEPAMKKRESESEIVWDGKPMISRLAQQKKEENHNEAIFK, from the coding sequence ATGAAGATTTCCTTATTAATTGTGACACATAACCGGCTCAGTGCACTGTGTGAGCTGCTTGAATCCATTACAAGACAAACCGTACAGCCTTTTGAAATTGTCGTCGTCAATGATGCAGGAGAGCGAGTCGACATCATTCAGGAACTTTATCCTGAGCTTCCGATTCGCTTAATTCATTTAGATGAGAATGTCCAGCACGTGAATGCCAGAAATGTGGGGGTGCGGGAGCTGACAGGCGACGTCATCATGCTGAGTGACGACGATGATTACTTCACACCTTGTCATATCGAACGCATGAGCAAGGCGCTGGAGGATGCCGATTTTGTCTTTTCTGATGCAGAAATTGTGTCATTTGAAGAAAAAGGCGCGACCCGTTTCCCACTGTCAAGACGTTTGTTTGCTTATACAGCGGATATTGAGGACATGCGTGTCTTTTCTACATATGTTCCTTCGGGCAGTATGTACAAACGCTGTATACACGATGAGATTGGCTATTTTGATCCAGCGATGCATCATTATTGGGACTGGGACTTCTTTTTACGTGTATCACAGCATACCCGAGTCAAACGAGTACCAGCGGCCAGCGTGATCTATGCGTTTTTTGACGGCGGTGGAAATCAGTCTAGTGATCTTGGTGAAACACGGAAGAACTATTTAGATGATTTAAGTGAAAAGCATAAACTGGGCGACCTGCCGACAGCGAACTTTGCTATATTATTAGAAGAACCAGCGATGAAAAAAAGAGAATCAGAGAGTGAGATTGTGTGGGATGGAAAACCCATGATCTCCAGACTGGCACAGCAAAAAAAGGAGGAAAACCACAATGAAGCCATTTTTAAATGA
- a CDS encoding PRD domain-containing protein → MKIYKILNNNAVVVKEGDQEKIVMGPGIAFQKGKNDVVPLQKIEKIFVVREENEKFKQILATLPEAHIEVAEHIISYAEGKLMMPLSDHIHISLTDHLSFAIERLQKGIVLYNKLLGEIKVLYKQEYEIGKYAIRYVKERLGVELPDDEAGYVALHIHTAKMNKESMKKTVKYTTMIKEMIEHIERYFQYSIDENSISYQRLVTHLRYALGRLESNEAFQIMDDDMLIFIQTKYDTAYRCALGLADLLKDEYGLHLPESEIGYITLHVQRLNEAELV, encoded by the coding sequence TTGAAGATATATAAAATATTGAATAACAACGCAGTGGTTGTGAAGGAGGGTGATCAGGAGAAAATTGTGATGGGACCCGGAATAGCTTTTCAGAAGGGGAAAAATGACGTCGTTCCTCTTCAAAAAATAGAGAAAATCTTTGTTGTGCGTGAAGAAAATGAGAAATTCAAACAAATTCTTGCCACATTGCCAGAAGCGCATATTGAGGTGGCAGAGCATATCATCAGTTATGCAGAGGGTAAACTCATGATGCCGCTCAGTGATCACATCCACATATCACTGACTGATCATTTGTCCTTCGCCATTGAACGCCTTCAAAAAGGCATTGTGCTATATAATAAATTGCTTGGTGAGATCAAAGTCTTATATAAGCAGGAATATGAGATTGGAAAGTATGCTATTCGTTATGTAAAGGAGCGGCTTGGAGTTGAACTGCCGGACGATGAGGCAGGATATGTGGCACTTCATATTCATACGGCCAAAATGAATAAGGAGTCCATGAAAAAGACCGTAAAATATACAACGATGATCAAAGAAATGATCGAGCATATTGAACGCTATTTTCAGTATTCAATTGATGAGAATAGTATTTCCTATCAGCGGCTTGTGACACATTTGAGGTATGCATTAGGCAGGTTGGAATCGAATGAGGCATTTCAAATCATGGACGATGACATGCTGATTTTTATCCAAACAAAGTATGATACAGCTTACCGGTGTGCACTTGGGCTCGCTGATTTGTTAAAAGATGAATATGGACTTCATCTCCCTGAATCGGAGATCGGCTACATCACGCTGCATGTCCAGCGTCTGAATGAAGCCGAATTGGTTTAA
- a CDS encoding bifunctional hydroxymethylpyrimidine kinase/phosphomethylpyrimidine kinase, which yields MSMNKALTIAGSDSSGGAGIQADLKTFQEKNVYGMTALTVVVAMDPHHHWDHQVFPIDTATIRAQLSTIVEGIGVDALKTGMLPTVDVIELAAETIKTYDLKNVVIDPVMVCKGANEVLYPEHAEALREKLTPLATVITPNLFEAGQLSGIGEIKTIDQMEEAAKRIHELGAKYVVITGGGKLSEDKAIDLLYDGQTFERLETDKIDTEYTHGAGCTFSAAVTAELANGSDVKEAIYAAKEFITAAIKGSFQLNEYIGPTKHSAHRFDK from the coding sequence ATGTCTATGAATAAAGCACTCACCATCGCAGGTTCGGATTCAAGCGGCGGTGCAGGTATCCAAGCAGATTTAAAAACGTTTCAAGAAAAAAACGTCTACGGGATGACAGCTTTAACCGTTGTCGTTGCAATGGACCCTCATCATCATTGGGATCACCAGGTGTTTCCAATTGATACGGCGACGATTCGCGCGCAGCTCTCTACCATTGTAGAAGGCATTGGTGTAGATGCACTGAAAACGGGTATGCTCCCAACGGTCGACGTGATCGAACTTGCAGCTGAGACCATTAAAACATACGACCTAAAAAATGTCGTCATTGATCCTGTCATGGTTTGTAAAGGTGCGAACGAAGTCCTTTATCCAGAGCATGCGGAAGCATTACGCGAAAAACTTACACCACTGGCAACCGTCATCACACCCAACCTTTTCGAAGCAGGTCAATTAAGCGGAATTGGCGAGATCAAAACGATCGACCAAATGGAAGAAGCAGCAAAACGCATTCACGAACTTGGTGCAAAGTATGTGGTCATCACTGGAGGCGGTAAGCTAAGCGAAGATAAAGCCATCGATTTGCTCTATGATGGACAAACCTTCGAACGCCTTGAAACAGATAAGATCGACACAGAATACACACACGGCGCAGGCTGCACATTCTCAGCAGCAGTCACAGCTGAACTAGCGAATGGATCAGACGTGAAAGAAGCCATTTATGCAGCAAAAGAATTCATCACTGCTGCCATCAAAGGATCTTTCCAGCTTAACGAGTACATCGGACCAACAAAGCATTCTGCCCATCGTTTTGACAAATAA
- a CDS encoding sucrose-specific PTS transporter subunit IIBC has protein sequence MDYQKSAKELTRLLGGKENVISATHCATRLRLVVKNEDLIDKEAIEELEGVKGAFSSSGQFQIIFGTGSVNKVYEPFARETGLESGDKKQKSVSHDEAVKQKMNPLARFAKTLSNIFVPIIPAIVASGLLMGLLGMMKAFNWADPSSAIFQMLDMFSSAAFIILPILIGVSAAKEFGGNPYLGAVIGGIMIHPNLLNPWGLTEAKPEYMHLFNVDIALLGYQGTVIPVLLTVYIMCLVEKNLRKVVPNSIDLLVTPFVTVIVTGFVTFIAVGPLGRMLGTGISNALTFIYDHAGFLAGLIFGGAYSLIVLTGVHHSFHAIEAGLLNDIGRNYLLPIWAMSNVAQGGAGLAVFFLAKRAKTKEIALPAAFSAFLGITEPVIFGVNLRYRKPFIAAMIGGALGGAFVVFTKVAANAYGLTGIPMIAIAAPFGVQNVVNYVIGMLIAAAVSFILTIIFKVKEVEK, from the coding sequence ATGGATTATCAAAAATCAGCCAAAGAATTAACAAGACTGTTAGGTGGCAAGGAAAATGTCATCAGTGCCACGCATTGTGCAACAAGACTCAGATTGGTGGTGAAAAATGAGGATTTGATTGACAAAGAGGCCATTGAAGAACTTGAAGGAGTGAAGGGGGCTTTCTCAAGCTCGGGACAATTTCAAATTATTTTTGGAACGGGATCAGTCAACAAAGTATATGAACCATTTGCTCGTGAGACAGGTCTTGAGTCAGGCGACAAGAAACAAAAGTCTGTCAGCCATGATGAAGCAGTGAAACAAAAAATGAATCCACTTGCGCGTTTTGCAAAGACGTTATCAAATATTTTTGTACCGATCATTCCAGCAATTGTGGCAAGCGGATTATTAATGGGTCTCTTAGGCATGATGAAAGCCTTCAACTGGGCTGACCCAAGCTCTGCGATCTTCCAAATGCTTGATATGTTCTCAAGTGCAGCCTTTATCATTTTGCCGATTTTAATTGGGGTCAGTGCAGCGAAAGAGTTTGGTGGTAATCCGTATTTAGGGGCTGTCATTGGGGGAATTATGATTCACCCGAATCTGCTTAATCCATGGGGATTGACGGAAGCAAAACCAGAATATATGCATCTATTCAATGTTGATATTGCTCTTCTTGGTTACCAAGGGACGGTCATTCCAGTGTTATTGACCGTATATATCATGTGCCTTGTTGAGAAGAATTTAAGAAAAGTGGTTCCGAACAGTATTGATTTACTTGTGACCCCATTTGTGACGGTAATTGTAACTGGATTTGTGACGTTTATTGCAGTTGGACCGCTTGGAAGAATGCTTGGTACAGGAATTTCGAATGCACTGACGTTTATTTATGACCATGCAGGGTTCTTAGCAGGACTCATTTTCGGCGGTGCTTACTCTTTAATTGTGCTCACAGGGGTTCACCATAGCTTTCATGCGATTGAAGCAGGCTTGCTGAATGATATTGGGCGTAACTATTTGCTGCCAATCTGGGCAATGTCCAATGTCGCGCAAGGCGGGGCAGGATTGGCTGTCTTTTTCTTAGCCAAGCGTGCAAAAACAAAAGAAATTGCCCTTCCTGCTGCCTTCTCTGCTTTTTTAGGAATTACCGAGCCTGTCATATTCGGTGTAAACCTCCGCTATCGTAAACCGTTTATTGCGGCGATGATTGGAGGCGCACTGGGCGGTGCATTCGTCGTTTTCACGAAAGTAGCCGCCAATGCTTATGGTTTAACAGGTATTCCGATGATTGCGATTGCAGCACCATTTGGTGTTCAGAATGTGGTCAATTATGTGATTGGTATGTTAATCGCTGCTGCTGTTTCATTTATTCTCACCATCATTTTTAAAGTAAAAGAAGTCGAAAAATAA
- a CDS encoding cupin domain-containing protein, with the protein MTVELDYTSPNVKFSYDLSQSPLVKFDQHNQINVLGKKQLNSLDRISLLDIYLSKSKVVEPHYHQNAAELVYCIAGSAAVSMLNPFTKKLHTYTITPGQVANVPQGWWHYEVALQDRTHLLAIFNASTPEVILGSDLLTLTPSHIMAHTYCMNETQWKQATKPVKPSVFIGPFCHREEESQTHPVPPSHYVPYYQAPPNYTPYWS; encoded by the coding sequence ATGACTGTTGAGCTGGATTATACATCACCAAATGTCAAATTTTCATACGATCTGAGTCAAAGCCCCCTTGTGAAATTTGATCAGCATAACCAGATTAATGTGTTAGGAAAAAAACAATTAAACTCGTTGGATCGAATATCCCTGCTGGATATATATTTGAGTAAAAGCAAAGTCGTAGAGCCTCATTATCATCAAAATGCCGCAGAGCTTGTTTATTGTATAGCCGGTTCTGCTGCCGTATCGATGCTGAATCCATTCACAAAAAAACTGCACACCTACACCATCACACCTGGACAGGTGGCAAACGTGCCTCAAGGCTGGTGGCACTATGAAGTCGCTCTTCAAGACAGAACTCATTTGTTAGCCATTTTTAACGCATCTACGCCTGAAGTGATCCTAGGCTCAGACCTTCTCACCCTCACCCCTTCTCACATCATGGCCCATACTTATTGCATGAACGAAACACAGTGGAAGCAGGCGACAAAGCCTGTGAAACCAAGTGTGTTTATCGGACCATTTTGCCACCGGGAGGAAGAGTCTCAAACGCATCCTGTCCCTCCTTCTCACTACGTCCCTTATTATCAAGCACCGCCCAACTATACTCCTTACTGGAGTTAA
- a CDS encoding purine/pyrimidine permease — translation MKLFLGAIQWMAFFIAASIAVPIAIAQAFELNQVQSAELIQSTFFSLGLVAMVQCLCGHMLPINESPAGLWWGVYTLYAGMTGTIFATYPETLQALQGALIFSAVFFFIFSLFKIINWLASLFTPVVTGIYLLLLVVQLSQPIMKGLMGIGYRGNQVDGLVFCLSILIIILTFMISRSKWHYLRQFSVLFALAGGWLLFALLGLAKPVRIPEQIIEFPKLFPFGMPVFDSGLLVTSFFITILLIVNMLASIRIVESSVKAFGELRERKRARPAGFVAAFGHLLSGLIGAIAPVPISGAAGFIQTTKIPSRKPFFIGSLLVVLISLFPLLMSFFSALPSPVGLAVNFVVFSSMIGIAMSEFDQYEKEEIPRIRFVLGIAVLAGVGAMFVPQGALKDMHPVLISLLSNGLVLGTLIAIVVDQVLLRKKKKSDNLVSTYRES, via the coding sequence ATGAAACTATTTTTGGGCGCCATTCAGTGGATGGCATTTTTTATCGCAGCTTCTATTGCCGTACCAATTGCGATTGCACAAGCATTTGAATTGAATCAAGTACAATCGGCAGAGCTGATTCAAAGTACTTTCTTTTCACTTGGTCTTGTGGCGATGGTGCAGTGTTTATGCGGCCATATGCTGCCGATCAATGAAAGTCCTGCAGGGCTTTGGTGGGGTGTGTATACCCTTTATGCCGGCATGACAGGAACAATCTTTGCGACGTATCCTGAAACCCTGCAAGCATTACAAGGGGCTTTAATATTTAGTGCTGTTTTCTTCTTTATTTTTAGTCTATTTAAAATCATCAATTGGCTTGCATCTTTATTTACGCCAGTCGTCACAGGCATTTACCTGCTGCTGCTTGTTGTGCAGCTAAGTCAGCCAATCATGAAAGGACTGATGGGTATAGGCTATCGGGGAAATCAAGTAGACGGGCTTGTCTTTTGCTTATCGATCTTGATTATTATCCTCACCTTCATGATCAGCCGCTCAAAATGGCATTACTTGAGGCAGTTTTCTGTGTTGTTCGCACTTGCAGGCGGATGGCTGTTATTCGCTCTACTCGGATTGGCGAAGCCGGTTCGAATTCCAGAACAAATCATCGAGTTTCCGAAGCTGTTTCCATTCGGCATGCCGGTCTTTGACAGTGGATTGCTTGTCACGTCCTTTTTTATAACGATTTTACTCATTGTGAACATGCTGGCTAGTATTCGAATTGTGGAAAGCTCAGTGAAGGCATTTGGTGAACTGCGTGAGCGGAAGAGAGCACGTCCTGCTGGTTTTGTCGCAGCATTTGGTCATTTACTAAGTGGGCTGATCGGTGCGATTGCGCCTGTACCTATTTCGGGAGCAGCAGGATTTATCCAGACAACCAAAATTCCTTCGAGAAAGCCTTTTTTCATAGGAAGTCTGCTTGTTGTTCTCATTAGTTTGTTTCCGCTGCTCATGAGCTTTTTCTCGGCATTGCCATCACCTGTGGGGCTTGCTGTAAACTTTGTGGTCTTCTCTTCTATGATTGGAATTGCGATGTCGGAGTTTGATCAGTATGAAAAAGAAGAAATCCCGCGAATTCGCTTTGTCCTTGGGATTGCTGTTTTAGCAGGCGTAGGGGCGATGTTTGTGCCTCAGGGGGCATTGAAAGACATGCATCCTGTGCTCATTTCATTATTAAGCAACGGTCTTGTTCTAGGTACACTCATTGCGATCGTGGTCGACCAAGTCTTGTTACGAAAGAAAAAGAAATCCGACAATCTCGTGTCAACGTATAGAGAAAGTTGA
- a CDS encoding sucrose-6-phosphate hydrolase, whose amino-acid sequence MTTTDAALRQKIADRIRNYEHLVKKDVYRQHFHLMPPVGLLNDPNGLIQWKGIYHVFYQWQPFKTGHGAKFWGHYTSTDLVNWQHEEAALAPSDWFDQNGCYSGSSFIDDGQMYVMYTGNVRDEQGNRETYQCLAVSEDGIHFQKKGVVATLPEGFTAHFRDPKVWKRNGQWYMVLGAQCLDLKGHLVLFTSDTLENWTFQGKIAGSGKNGLDNFGYMWECPDLFELDGRDVLIVSPQGLKPDGLKYHNTHQSGYFVGTLDDHSYQYTHGAFEELDRGFDFYAPQTFLDESGRRLLIGWMGVPDQGEEHHPTISYQWIHCLTIPRELRLDDDGHLIQKPVSELQSMRTNEQEHVFHIKRSVHSIPVDDITSAEVFIDQIDTQKGFECCIRAAARIIYDKEEGKLTLERDRFEDRSKEVREAVIEELYDLHIFIDSSSIEIFVNGGREVFTARFFPSPGNKSISISGRNETKLKLKTWHLQSEAGR is encoded by the coding sequence ATGACAACAACTGACGCAGCACTTCGTCAAAAAATAGCAGACCGTATTCGAAACTATGAGCATTTGGTAAAAAAAGACGTGTACCGGCAGCATTTTCATTTGATGCCGCCAGTCGGGCTTTTAAATGACCCAAATGGGTTGATTCAGTGGAAAGGAATTTACCACGTCTTTTATCAGTGGCAGCCATTCAAAACGGGGCACGGTGCAAAATTCTGGGGTCATTATACATCGACAGATCTAGTGAATTGGCAGCACGAAGAAGCCGCTCTTGCTCCAAGTGATTGGTTTGATCAAAACGGCTGTTATTCTGGCAGTTCATTTATAGACGACGGCCAGATGTACGTGATGTACACTGGAAACGTTCGGGATGAACAAGGAAACCGTGAGACGTATCAATGTTTAGCTGTTTCAGAGGATGGTATTCACTTTCAGAAAAAAGGTGTCGTGGCAACGCTGCCGGAAGGATTCACCGCCCATTTTCGAGATCCAAAGGTATGGAAGCGAAACGGCCAGTGGTACATGGTCCTTGGTGCACAATGCTTAGACTTGAAAGGACACCTTGTTTTGTTTACCTCTGATACGTTAGAGAATTGGACGTTTCAAGGTAAGATTGCAGGCAGCGGAAAGAATGGTTTAGACAATTTCGGCTATATGTGGGAATGTCCAGACCTGTTTGAGTTAGACGGCCGGGATGTATTGATTGTGTCACCGCAAGGGCTCAAGCCAGATGGCTTAAAATATCACAATACACATCAATCAGGCTATTTTGTTGGTACATTGGATGATCACTCCTATCAATATACACACGGAGCGTTTGAGGAGCTGGACCGCGGCTTTGATTTCTACGCGCCGCAAACCTTTCTAGACGAATCAGGCAGACGACTTTTAATCGGGTGGATGGGAGTGCCTGATCAAGGAGAAGAGCATCATCCAACGATTTCTTATCAATGGATACACTGCCTTACGATCCCGAGAGAGCTCCGTTTAGATGATGACGGACATCTAATTCAAAAACCAGTAAGTGAACTTCAATCCATGCGGACCAATGAACAAGAGCATGTTTTTCACATTAAACGTTCTGTTCATTCCATCCCTGTAGATGATATTACGAGCGCAGAGGTATTTATTGATCAAATTGACACACAAAAAGGGTTTGAATGCTGTATCCGTGCAGCTGCACGCATCATCTATGATAAAGAGGAAGGGAAGCTGACATTAGAGCGGGATCGATTTGAAGATCGGTCAAAGGAAGTTCGTGAAGCAGTAATAGAAGAATTATACGACCTTCATATTTTTATCGATTCATCGTCAATTGAGATTTTTGTAAACGGCGGCCGAGAAGTTTTTACTGCACGTTTCTTTCCTTCCCCGGGAAATAAATCGATCTCCATCAGTGGCAGAAATGAAACAAAGCTGAAACTGAAGACATGGCATTTACAAAGTGAAGCAGGTCGTTGA
- a CDS encoding YwdI family protein, with product MNIHISSLLQKMEEAVQKAKQSKNDEEVKRQVAAISSLCDVILDAPSQVQMPQSSPVISPPPSIHTPSASSVSTDQAMLEKLMGTSGAKKFQQNDEGQKEKDGNGGSIFDF from the coding sequence TTGAATATTCATATATCAAGCCTGCTTCAAAAAATGGAGGAAGCGGTTCAAAAAGCAAAACAAAGTAAAAATGATGAAGAGGTGAAACGTCAAGTGGCGGCCATTTCTTCACTATGTGATGTCATTCTTGACGCACCATCACAGGTGCAAATGCCGCAGTCGTCGCCGGTTATCTCACCACCACCATCGATACATACACCTTCAGCGTCTTCTGTGTCTACAGATCAAGCCATGCTTGAGAAACTTATGGGCACAAGTGGTGCGAAGAAATTTCAGCAAAATGATGAGGGTCAAAAAGAGAAGGACGGGAACGGCGGCTCTATTTTTGATTTTTAA
- a CDS encoding uracil-DNA glycosylase, whose product MKPFLNDSWWAVMKSEFEQPYYQELREWMKKEYRTQIVFPKPEDIYRALHLTPYEKVKVVILGQDPYHGPGQAHGLSFSVQPGVKHPPSLRNIFQELKDDLGCPVPNHGSLVSWAEQGVLLLNTVLTVRKGEANSHKGKGWERVTDRVIDVLNQREQPVVFVLWGRHAQNKKERIDQNKHYIIESPHPSPFSARNGFFGSRPFSRVNMYLKQIGFEEINWCIKDIE is encoded by the coding sequence ATGAAGCCATTTTTAAATGATAGCTGGTGGGCTGTGATGAAAAGCGAATTTGAACAGCCGTATTATCAGGAATTACGGGAATGGATGAAGAAAGAATATCGCACGCAGATCGTTTTTCCTAAACCAGAGGACATTTATCGTGCTCTTCATTTGACGCCATATGAAAAGGTCAAAGTGGTAATTTTAGGACAAGACCCTTATCATGGCCCAGGGCAGGCACATGGATTAAGCTTTTCTGTTCAGCCGGGTGTCAAACACCCGCCGTCTTTGAGAAATATTTTTCAGGAGCTAAAAGATGATCTTGGCTGTCCTGTTCCAAACCATGGTTCACTTGTCAGTTGGGCAGAGCAGGGTGTGCTGCTCTTAAACACTGTGCTGACTGTGCGAAAGGGCGAGGCGAATTCGCATAAAGGCAAGGGCTGGGAACGTGTGACTGACCGCGTGATTGATGTGCTGAATCAGCGTGAACAGCCCGTCGTTTTTGTGTTATGGGGAAGACATGCTCAAAACAAGAAAGAACGCATTGATCAAAACAAGCATTACATCATTGAGTCACCTCATCCAAGTCCTTTTTCTGCAAGAAACGGCTTTTTTGGCAGTCGGCCGTTTTCAAGGGTAAACATGTATTTAAAGCAAATCGGATTCGAAGAAATCAATTGGTGTATCAAGGATATTGAATGA
- the gerQ gene encoding spore coat protein GerQ, which produces MKLKNQFGQGSGFEGQDFRQQQYGANPYPAQQMGYSVPPQTQGQMQQGFSPMPSTGTSQGGQGTQGGGQPYQIPSGPIYQQNVAGQLPLEQSYIENILRLNRGKVATIYMTFEASKEWNSKIFRGVIEAAGRDHIIISDNKTGTRYLLLTIYLDYITFDGEIQYDYPYSMSTYSPR; this is translated from the coding sequence GGTTTCGAAGGTCAAGATTTCCGCCAGCAACAATATGGAGCAAATCCGTATCCTGCACAGCAGATGGGTTATTCAGTCCCTCCCCAAACGCAGGGTCAAATGCAACAGGGGTTTTCGCCAATGCCGTCTACCGGTACTTCACAAGGAGGCCAAGGAACGCAGGGCGGCGGTCAGCCATATCAAATTCCTTCTGGACCGATTTATCAGCAAAATGTCGCCGGGCAGCTGCCTCTTGAGCAGTCCTATATTGAAAATATTTTACGATTGAACCGCGGCAAGGTAGCCACGATTTATATGACATTTGAGGCAAGTAAGGAATGGAATTCGAAGATTTTTAGAGGCGTCATTGAAGCTGCAGGACGTGACCACATTATCATTAGTGATAACAAGACAGGAACACGATACTTACTATTAACAATCTATCTTGATTACATTACGTTTGATGGAGAAATTCAATATGACTATCCCTACTCGATGTCAACATATTCTCCAAGATAA